One genomic segment of Desulfovibrio sp. JC010 includes these proteins:
- a CDS encoding PEP/pyruvate-binding domain-containing protein — translation MRFRHVFSHWTYETFPPGRLLRRRYNSFRKLMELEEECLKSISHIEDIGFGLTVTDWAYVEKQAADLGINIRTMLEHLQDMNPVRFMDIMDYYNKINFYVRMAVTVPDPEISKPFTFTLDDAIDYEFKAGACAADLARLKKAGVPVLDGMVIGSDVYNYYIEANNLRIAIDEILESAVTTNISDLSQISRTITDRFMQGKMPEAIANEIEIAALETSRGSGNLTLTASSTPEGSLYGLPESWCTISPVAAQDIVEAWKKAATCKFSAESIKARIESGYADRESPASIIIQPYKDIHDSGVLETLHESSDLPPKDREHGCSAIFSKNSTTPYLVSRREKQRILSKPEQSPLSTHSAKTISAMGRKAEELFGLPQKCYWVTDRRNRVMITSARSYPFKGEKETVRIKQALSYIASLNISPRNTEMFLPEKSRSMYDLVRFANEKGIEEMFSLVSKKGLGIDGAKHLKARQPIDITLLNLADGLFSTAAGKMDISPDDIKSAPMWALWFGLGADRTGWEGENRIDGYAILSRTYMNITLKSEKDLTEVDAVCDPDARYNHIHFRFKGGDGSPAQRIARIRFIRTTLESQGFATTHQGDMIEGIFRQGREPEVQKLLATTGHLIAHIATHHPVVADNEDADQIAARFISGLG, via the coding sequence ATGAGATTTCGACACGTATTCAGCCACTGGACGTACGAGACATTTCCGCCGGGACGGCTGCTCCGGCGAAGATATAATTCTTTCAGGAAACTCATGGAACTGGAAGAGGAATGCCTCAAATCCATTTCACACATTGAAGATATCGGCTTCGGCCTGACCGTAACCGACTGGGCCTATGTGGAAAAACAGGCCGCCGATCTGGGTATTAATATCCGGACCATGCTCGAACATCTGCAGGACATGAACCCGGTACGGTTCATGGACATCATGGACTACTACAACAAGATCAATTTCTACGTGCGCATGGCGGTCACTGTACCGGACCCGGAAATCTCAAAGCCTTTTACCTTCACCCTTGATGATGCCATCGACTATGAATTCAAGGCCGGAGCCTGTGCCGCCGACCTCGCGAGACTGAAAAAAGCGGGAGTTCCGGTTCTGGACGGCATGGTCATCGGTTCCGATGTGTATAACTACTATATCGAGGCCAACAACCTGCGCATCGCCATAGATGAGATTCTTGAATCGGCGGTTACCACGAATATCTCAGATCTTAGCCAGATTTCGCGCACCATCACCGACCGCTTCATGCAGGGCAAAATGCCCGAAGCAATCGCCAATGAAATTGAAATCGCGGCCCTTGAGACCTCACGAGGCAGCGGTAACCTGACCCTGACCGCATCCTCAACCCCCGAAGGAAGTCTCTACGGACTGCCCGAAAGCTGGTGTACTATTTCCCCGGTAGCTGCTCAGGATATTGTTGAAGCATGGAAAAAAGCAGCCACCTGTAAATTTTCAGCGGAATCCATCAAAGCCCGCATCGAATCCGGATACGCGGACCGCGAAAGCCCGGCTTCGATCATTATCCAGCCCTATAAGGACATCCACGATTCAGGTGTGCTTGAAACCCTGCACGAGTCATCGGACCTTCCGCCCAAGGACAGGGAGCACGGATGCTCCGCCATATTCAGCAAAAACTCGACCACCCCTTATCTGGTTTCCAGACGGGAAAAGCAACGCATTCTCTCCAAGCCGGAGCAATCTCCGCTTTCCACCCATTCGGCAAAAACAATCTCCGCCATGGGCAGAAAAGCTGAAGAATTGTTCGGGTTGCCCCAGAAATGTTACTGGGTAACCGACCGGCGCAACCGGGTCATGATCACATCGGCCCGTTCCTACCCTTTCAAGGGAGAAAAGGAGACCGTACGCATCAAGCAGGCACTCTCCTACATTGCCAGCCTGAATATTTCCCCGCGCAACACGGAGATGTTCCTGCCGGAAAAAAGCCGCTCCATGTACGATCTGGTGCGCTTTGCCAATGAAAAGGGAATTGAGGAAATGTTCTCGCTGGTCAGCAAAAAAGGACTTGGAATTGACGGAGCCAAACACTTGAAGGCCCGCCAGCCCATTGACATCACCCTGCTCAACCTTGCTGACGGGTTATTCTCAACCGCTGCAGGCAAAATGGATATTTCGCCGGACGACATCAAATCCGCCCCCATGTGGGCTCTCTGGTTCGGCCTTGGCGCGGACCGGACCGGCTGGGAAGGGGAAAACAGGATTGACGGATACGCCATTCTTTCCCGGACCTACATGAACATCACCCTGAAATCGGAAAAAGACCTCACCGAAGTGGACGCGGTCTGCGATCCAGATGCCCGCTACAACCATATCCATTTCCGCTTCAAAGGCGGCGACGGAAGCCCGGCCCAGCGCATTGCCCGAATCAGATTCATAAGAACCACACTGGAATCACAAGGATTCGCCACCACCCATCAGGGTGATATGATTGAAGGTATTTTCAGACAAGGAAGGGAACCGGAAGTTCAAAAACTGCTGGCAACAACAGGACATCTAATCGCCCACATCGCCACCCACCATCCGGTAGTGGCGGATAACGAAGACGCGGATCAGATTGCAGCACGCTTTA
- a CDS encoding ATP-binding protein produces MTDLFSRLKFRTKINLGLTLIVAFTSLLIAIFVIRMSSDALIEQSRKRGEVLAGNLALRAENPLLSVDLLNLGSMVNELKKADSEIEYAFIMDEQNRVLANTFSDGFPVQLKEANESVGNKISVVTVDTGKSRLFDFAAPIFLSDKKLGMVRIGLSRSGIHAVVQNLIFAIMVLTGAVLLLAVLISTQFARQLTLRLGSLQKHAEDIVTTHLGPGLRKDENKDENITDKFKRIVSNPPKGDEIQELTETFDAMGMSLACHIEDLQITEADLTRQKELLKTIINVSPDFVSLLGPQLTYLAVNKTYAEHLGRSEEEIIGLTDAEIYPEETAAARMEEARVVLETGRPVNKETREPETDDSPPRWFHTIRVPVHGQSNNIIGVLSTSREITELKSYQAQLIQSQKMESIGKLAGGVAHEINTPLGIILGYAQLLQEDLDPEDQIAKDMSIIEKQTRVCRKIVADLLGFSRQNESEKITMCFNNSILEVVQLVSHTFKLEQVRISTELDDRFPIIHGDPEKLKQVWLNLLSNALEAIDEKGNIHISTQLDTASMTITAIFADTGHGVEAKNINAIFDPFYSTKPVGKGTGLGLSVSFGIIKDHGGTIEAVSPLPRSLRNTLELPAKSGPGTLFKVTLPLDELSEEEQL; encoded by the coding sequence TTCGTCATCCGCATGTCCTCGGACGCACTTATTGAACAATCGAGAAAACGGGGCGAAGTGCTGGCTGGAAATCTGGCCCTGCGCGCGGAAAACCCTCTCCTTTCTGTAGACCTGCTCAACCTCGGATCAATGGTCAATGAGTTGAAAAAAGCAGACAGTGAAATTGAATACGCCTTCATCATGGACGAACAGAACCGGGTTCTTGCCAACACTTTCAGTGACGGCTTCCCGGTACAATTGAAAGAAGCCAATGAAAGCGTGGGCAATAAAATCAGCGTGGTGACCGTTGATACCGGAAAAAGCAGACTTTTTGACTTTGCCGCACCTATATTTCTAAGTGACAAGAAGCTGGGCATGGTCCGCATCGGCCTTTCAAGGTCCGGGATACATGCCGTGGTCCAGAACCTCATCTTTGCCATCATGGTCCTGACCGGAGCGGTGCTGCTGCTGGCGGTGCTCATCTCCACCCAGTTTGCCCGGCAGCTGACCCTGCGGCTGGGATCGCTGCAGAAACATGCCGAGGATATTGTCACCACCCATCTGGGCCCCGGCCTGCGCAAGGATGAAAATAAAGACGAAAACATTACTGACAAATTCAAAAGAATCGTCAGCAACCCGCCCAAAGGCGATGAGATTCAGGAACTGACCGAAACCTTTGATGCCATGGGCATGAGCCTTGCCTGCCACATTGAAGACCTGCAGATCACAGAGGCCGACCTGACCCGGCAGAAAGAATTGCTCAAGACCATCATCAATGTTTCCCCGGACTTTGTATCCCTGCTGGGGCCGCAGCTGACCTACCTTGCGGTGAACAAAACCTATGCCGAACATCTGGGCCGCAGCGAAGAAGAAATCATCGGCCTGACTGATGCTGAGATATATCCGGAAGAGACTGCCGCCGCACGCATGGAAGAGGCTCGGGTGGTTCTGGAAACCGGACGTCCGGTAAACAAGGAAACCCGCGAACCGGAAACGGACGACTCTCCGCCCCGCTGGTTCCATACCATCCGTGTTCCGGTACACGGCCAAAGCAACAATATCATCGGGGTACTCTCCACCTCGCGCGAAATTACCGAGCTTAAAAGTTATCAGGCCCAGCTGATCCAATCCCAGAAAATGGAATCCATCGGCAAACTTGCCGGAGGCGTGGCACACGAAATCAACACCCCCCTGGGAATAATACTCGGTTACGCACAGCTGTTACAGGAAGACCTTGATCCCGAAGACCAGATAGCCAAAGACATGTCCATCATCGAAAAGCAAACCCGGGTCTGCCGCAAGATCGTAGCCGACCTGCTCGGATTTTCCCGCCAGAATGAGAGCGAGAAGATCACCATGTGTTTCAACAACTCCATTCTGGAAGTGGTGCAGCTGGTCAGCCATACTTTCAAGCTGGAACAGGTCCGCATTTCAACGGAGCTGGACGACCGTTTCCCCATCATTCACGGGGACCCGGAAAAGCTGAAACAGGTCTGGCTGAACCTGCTTTCCAACGCACTGGAAGCAATCGACGAAAAGGGAAACATCCATATTTCAACCCAGCTGGATACCGCATCCATGACCATTACCGCCATCTTTGCCGATACCGGGCACGGCGTTGAGGCTAAAAACATCAATGCCATCTTCGATCCCTTCTACTCCACCAAGCCGGTTGGCAAGGGGACAGGACTGGGACTGTCGGTATCCTTCGGTATCATCAAGGACCACGGCGGGACTATTGAGGCAGTCAGCCCGCTGCCGCGCAGCCTGCGCAACACGCTTGAGCTCCCGGCAAAATCAGGCCCGGGAACATTATTCAAAGTAACCCTGCCCCTTGATGAGCTTTCGGAAGAAGAGCAACTGTAG